In Ostrea edulis chromosome 6, xbOstEdul1.1, whole genome shotgun sequence, a single window of DNA contains:
- the LOC125647659 gene encoding uncharacterized protein LOC125647659 isoform X2: MWMSDASMPIMGQYKCRSSYDSKFSKADIRRQIKLFNVKYASSWVKHPKSAQSKFTTTMEELIASSFLRATGHFQQPLKFLIEAKCPFSARTMTIKEVCANVGISLLNVMQRMVRCTLKQNLNIGIRFKDNTT, translated from the exons ATGTGGATGTCTGATGCCAGTATGCCCATAATGGGGCAGTATAAGTGTCGATCTTCATATGACAGCAAATTTTCAAAGGCAG atataagaaggcaaataaaactgttcaatgtaaaatacGCCAGTAGTTGGGTAAAACATCCAAAGTCGGCACAGTCAAAGTTCACAACAACAATGGAGGAATTAATTGCATCCTCATTCCTCAGGGCAACAGGCCATTTTCAGCAACCCCTGAAATTCTTAATTGAGGCTAAGTGCCCATTTTCAGCTcgaacaatgacaattaaagaggTCTGTGCAAATGTTGGGATTTCCCTCTTG AATGTGATGCAAAGGATGGTTCGCTGCaccttaaaacaaaatttgaatattggcATCAGATTCAAGGACAACACCACCTGA